DNA sequence from the Larus michahellis chromosome Z, bLarMic1.1, whole genome shotgun sequence genome:
ttaGGGCAAATCTTTTAAAGTCTCATGGAAAACTTAAATTCCATCTAAAATTTAGATGGAAAAAGAGACCAACCTCCCTATTTCTTCCTGGTTTTTCCTACTTAAAACACTTCTCAAAGTTCATTTCTCATTCCTGATAATGTTTGTCGCAGAAGCTACTGAAAATGGTAAACTGATATTCCAGAATGACACTCAGAGAAGGACATTAGActttttaactctttctttgCATGTTTGGTATTGTGATGGTGTTAAGTTGTCCAAACTGGAAATTTACAAAGAATTTTAGAACGTCTTTTCATTAAGTATTCTCTACATATAGGTACATAGACAGTGTAGCATACCAGTTTTTAAGTTAGTAGATTTCTGTGCTCTGGATGTTTATCTGCTGTTTGTGTTCAactctaaagaaaagaaagaagcagcccTTTCAGCAAAAAAGAAGGAGCTGACTAGTGACATCAGCCGACTGAAAGAATTGTACGAAGGCTTAATGGCAAAGTTTCCTCATCTACGGTTTGAATACAAGTAAGATCTCAGTGTGATCCTAAAAGACACTTGAAAGTgctttttggggtgttttatGCATGGCTTACAAGAGTTGCTTTCCTTTTAGTGCCAGTGCATAATGACTATCTTACCTGTGATGCAAGTGAAGGCAGGGGAGAAGAGGCAAGTCAGGGAATTTTAACTGAATTAACGGGCAGCAGGGAAAGTGAGAGAGTCATTCTTAAATGGCATCCTTATCAAAACCACTGGAATTAAAAATTTTGTATGTTGGTGTTTGCAAGCCGTAACTCAGCTTCAGTAGGTAAAACTGTAGAATCCGAAGATCTAAACTGCAAAAATATGTAATCATTACTTTTCAGATTGCCGCCTGAGAACTGTGAGTAGACTTGCTCTGTGGAGGTCATTGTATCCGTCTCCACCAGTCAAATATGTGTATCCCCAGGTTTATTTGCTTATGTAATAATCAGTCTGAACATATATTCCTATAGCTGTGCTAATAATGGGACCCATAGTAAAAATCAATTGAAAATTGCTTGAACAAATTATACCAAAATCAGGAAGGACATTCTTCTAATGACTTTGTAACTGACTCTTTATTGGGAAGTCTCTTGCcctgaagtatttaatttaaccattttctgtgttttttttcttaatagaatTTAGAACTTCTTATACCAATATAATAAGCagtattagtttttaaaatatattttttaagatgTGTGGGAGAGAAACAAACACGTGATTATcacaatttaaatttattttaaggcATCCAGAAAAAAATTGGAATCCAAACCATGTGAAAGGCCTTGTTGTGTCTCTTATCACTGTGAAAGATCTATCCAAAGCAAAAGCCTTAGAAGCGGCAGCTGGAGGGAAACTCTATAACGTTATTGTGGACACAGAGgtatgtttattattttaatacagaactCTGAATGTTGAGGTGAGCTCATGAAATTCAGGGTTAGCGACCATGTGCATTGTTAGTGAATGCTTAAGAGGTGGTTCGGACCCATGTACATGTTTAAATCAGGTCAAGAGAGTCATGCATGGTTACTGGCAACAATATATTCCTCTTGCAGTGCCCTGTTGTCTTACTTTACAAAATCAGTTATATATTCAGGTATGCTTTGTAACTTTTCTTCTTTGAGGTTACTGGcaaaaagcttttagaaaagGGTGAACTAAAGCGTCGATACACCATCATTCCACTGAACAAAATTTCAGCCAGGTGTCTTGGACAAGACACGGTCAAGTTGGCCCAAACCTTGgtatgtaaataaatacagcatttaaactattttccttatgtacctttttattttgtttctttgctaaaAACATGAGCTTCTTAATGGTTATAGTAATAATAATTTCTATAGGGCTTGAGGGtgtcctgattttatttttttcctttgtatccTTTCAGCTATACAATGTTTAAATGGATATTAATTATTCTACTTTTaactgaaattgttttaaaatgtaatcatgtctttagaaagtatttttttttttcaagagaagacagaaatttattttgaaaattcttaCAATTTAAGGTATACTAATTGCATTTCATTTGATTTCTAGGCTGGTCATGGTAACTTGCATTTAGCCCTGTCTCTAGTTGAATATGAACCTGAACTGCAGAAAGCAATGGATTACGTCTTTGGAACAACATTGGTCTGTAATAACATGGATAAGGCTAAGAAAGTGACCTTTGACAAAAGGATAATGACAAGAAGTGTTACACTTGATGGAGATACGTTTGACCCCCAGGGCACTCTGCATGGAGGCAATTGCTGGTTTTATTCATATAATAATACCGTGTGTCTGTTGATTTGTTTACTGCTCTGCATGTTCTTTGTACAAATGAACAACAACCTTTTTGTTTAGACTCATAGTGGAGATAGTAAGATGTGTTTTAACAAAGATTTGTCAGTCTTGAGCTGAAATAAAATTGATTAGACTAAGAAAAAACTAGTGGCAAACTTTTTTCATAACGTAGTTTAGATTTTAAATACCTATATTCTTATTTGGCTACATAATCCTCATAATCCTCTTGGGAGGAGAAACACTTTGAATTCAAGCACTTTTTGAAGTAATTCATAGTTAATTTGAGGTAATTTCATAAATTATGAAAAGTTAGTTGATTTCAGAAGAAATGCATCTGTAGTATTCAAAGTGCAGAACTAAATTCTGTAGCAGATGAGACTGTCTTTCTCTACTGAGAACTACTGTAACTTTAACCTCGCTGCCTTTCTGTTTTGTAACTAAAACAAGTCATCAGCCTGCTTCTTTATTAACATTTAGAATGTGCTGTTTGCCAGTGGTGAATGAATCCCCATGTCTAATTCCAATTagtttgactttgtttttttttttttttaaaccaaacagGTGCGTCCTCACAGGCTGCACCAATATTGTCTAAACTTCAAGAAATGAAAGTTGTTGAAGTAGAACTCAAGACAAAGGAGTCTGAACTTGAGAGTGTAGAGAAGGAGCTGGCAAGCTTGAAGAATGTTGCTGAAAAGTAGGGTTTGCCCTATGAAATGTCTATTGTTTCTCTTATGTGACTGAGTAAATGTAatataaagaagtatttttgGAGGGCATAAGCCCTGTTGAGAACGTAATATGCAGAAAAttattcccttcctcccccctcctcacccccagtTTAATTTGTAAGTACAGCAATCAACAATCAAATTTAGTTTTTAGATAACACATGcaagaaaattttgttttgggtaatacagagataaaaaaaagcatacaatgtCTACCTGAAACCACTTGAAATTTTCCAGAGTTTCATGAAGTCCACTGAAGAATGGATCTGTTCCAGTCATATTTTGTAACACCCCTACAGAATTTCAGTTTGTGATAGCTCTTATTTTTCTCCCAAGAAAATATAAACTAAAGGGGATATCTGAGTGATATTGCTGTaaggattttaaattaaataattttaagtgtaTTTGATTTTCAGCTACTGAATtaatgaaaatctttttaaaagaaagaatattaaactATTGTTAGTCAGTTCTGTAAAAATCCCCTGAGGAGGTAGTGTTGTGTAATATACTATCTACcagctggatttatttttcaaattgttttgaGTTGTAATAGACTTCTAGAAATATGACTGAATGGAAGAAATGAGTTttgcttttacatattttttctttaatacttcaGCTTAGCATTTGTCATGCTGCCAATTGGAAAAACTCCGAATTGTTGCCAAATTCCATGTCTTgcattttttagtttttaatatactttattgGGGCTACATAACCAGGACTTGCATACGTAATAACTTGCATACCCACAAACTTCGCAATTGTTGTTAAAGAAATTATATCAGACTTTAATTCATTTAAGCTCGTTTATCCAACAGTCATCATTGTATCTTGCATGAGAACGGGAATCTATGTGTTTCTTTATCTACTTATTTCTGTGTCTACTTACTTCAACTGTGAAATGGAAGTGCTGGACACACGTCATTATAGCAGTGCATATCATTACTGTCTTCAAAGGTATCGGCAActgaagcagcagtgggagaTGAAATCTGAGGAAGCAGAGCTGTTGCAAACAAAGCTTCATCAAAGTGCTTATCATAAACAAGAGGAAGAGCTGCTTGCCCTGAAGAAAACCATTGGTGACAAATGGGTTTTTAATCTTTTAAGTGAAAATTCATTGCTGAGAATGAGGTGGATATTTGTCTGTTTGAGCAGCAGaatttttgctgaagaaaaaaatatttttagctttgaaaataCTAGCTTTATATTTTGGAATATGTAACAAATACAAAATCACAATAGACTTGCATGGAGGTGACTTACATAAGGTTGGTCGTTCTCTCATAGTAAAGGTTATATTCTTATTAAGTGTTTTGTATACTTTATGattaaaggagaaaagggaaatttgCAGGGAagtttttaaatggatttaatcCCATATTTGAGTaatctttgttttttccaagcCACCTGTTTGTGTAGATATTTAAGGTTAGCAATATAAATAGTTTGCCTAACAAGAAGGCATTGGAAAGAAGTACTGTTCGTATAGCTAAGGAGAAAtgtaaaaggaaggaaatgcagcAATAACTAAAGAAAATGATGGACTCAAGTGATACAGGTGTAAACATAGTATTCTAGGATTGATGTAGTATCTTATTAGATAGTCCTCTGATTACTTCTTGATCATATGATTTGCATATACTTGgtcctgtcaaaaaaaaaaaaaaaaggggggggggaagtgtatTTTCACTAATTTTAATGACTGTTTGTCTCTTTGGTGCCCTACCAGTAACGTGTAACAAGAGCACATTGTCCTAAAGTAATCATTGAAATAGCTGACTTCAGTAATTAGCAAACATATAACCACTTTTTTCTGTTAGAGGCAAAGACTAATTTATTTCAATTGGAGTTCAGGatgtaaatgtaaagaaaagaaCAATGCCCAATCTCAGTACTGTACTTCTTGATTCAGCGGAGTGTgaagagacattaaagaaaactgaagaaagccaaaagaaagcagaagataaATACAAGTTATTagagagtaaaatgaaaaatgcagaagcaGAACGTGAAAAAGAGCTAAAAAATGCCCAGCAGAAATTAGATGATGCCAAGAAAAAGGCAGAGGCTTcaagcaaaaagaagaaagaaaagcagcaggtaaaAGTTCACCTTTGTTGATTATTTTCTCAGTGTCAAAAGTGGTTGCAGCAATCACAAAGTTTGATTTTCCTGAAGCCTTAATACTGTCAGATTTGGAACTTAATATACTACTCTGTAGTCATTGACGTAGAAATTGCTGatgcctttttgcctttttttttttgtgcgtgtgagATTTGCCACCTTTCTGAAGAACAGGTACTATTAATCTTCTGCAGCATTTACTACATCAAACTGAATCTTAATTCTTTCTGTTTAATTGTAACAAATTTGACAACATTTTTCTAGGAAGTAGAAACTTTAGTTCTGGAAGTTGAAGAGCTAAAACAAGAACAGTCCTCCTATAAACAACAGGTAGAGGCTGCAGGTAAAGCCATCAAATCCTACCAGGAGCAAGTTAATGCTATGGCAGCTGAGGTGTCTCAGACAAAGGTAAAAGTGAATACTGTGTTTCGTTATCTGTGTTGATGTTACTGAAGATACGATTCCCTAAAGCTCAAATCATAATGTCTATTTTATTGTTTGGATTTTCTTGCCAGCACTCAATTCTGTTTAGCCTAGCTAGTTATTCTTTGACTTTGTTACTGCATGTGaattttttctccttccttgttgTGTCCTTCTCTTCTAACAACTAACAccagcttttcaaagcaaataaatggctgtttgatttgcttttcagaaatctGTAGAGAAATCACAGAAGGAGCTGGCAAAGCAAAAGGAAGTAATTTTGTTACGGGATAAAGCAATTACAGACAAATCTGCAGagataaaaaaatacagagaacaaaataatGAATTACAGCTTAAGCTTAAAGCATTAGAACACAGCATCGGCAAATGTCAACAAGAGAGTGCTGATGCTGCTACCAAGGTATTTCAGAACTGTGTTTTTCCTTGCATCTTGTGACCAAGAACAGTTATTTCCCTTGCCACATGCAAAGTAAATAGCCTTTTTTCTTAATAAGCACTGTCATACTTGTAGCTCTTGATGTGAAAAGTTTTATCCCAGGAGGAGGGGGTGGAAACTGTAAATTTTAAGAGAGCTTGTCAGTACGGACTAATAGAGAGTAGATCACAGTGAGAAGGTGATCAATGAGAAGAACATTCTGAGTGTAGGGACAAATTAGGTAACTAATTAAAGAAGCTAATGCCAAGATTTAGTGACAATGGCTTAGCCCaaatatagaaaaatgtattCCGCGTAAATGTGATGGGGATATGTGAAAGCTCTCTTAAAGTCATGGTTCATCTAGAGTCTTGGAAATCACATGAAGCATTGTAAAGGTATGCACCTGTGCTGCTTTGGGATGGAAGGATTAGTGTTGCAGAGtcatttcaggattattttttttaattatttttcatttgcatttgagaagggggggggaaaaaaagccttaacaTATCTTCTTGTTTACAGTTGACCAACATGCTGAAAGAGTATGAGTGGATAGCTTCAGAGAAAGCACTTTTTGGGCAGCCAAACACGGCCTATGACTTCAAAGCTAATAATCCTAAAGAAGCAAGTCAGAAGCTGCAGAAGttgcaggagaaaaaagagaagctggaaaagaatGTGAACATGGCAGCTATGAATATGCTTTCTGAGGCAGAGGAAAGGGTAAACATTCTGTGCTTTAACTTTTATGGTGTTGTGCATAATGtagctttttgttttcatatgctCTATTTCTGaatacactaaaaataaaactaaatcttcATGAGGTAGCAGGAAAGCTTTTCTTAGATCTTTTATATTAATCTTACCTTTTTGAACTAGTCACTTGTGCACTAGTTTTGTAGGTTATGCCTAAACTTGACTTTGGATGGTAAAAACAGTAATTTcattcctccctgccccagtccATCCTAAGTTGGCAGCAACAGCATTAGGCAAGCTTTGTGGTATTACACTATCTGAGAATTACATCCTTTATCAAAGGTTGGAGATCAAAAAACTGTTCATCTTCAAGTGTGGTAACTTGAAGGTGTTCCAGGGTTGTCTTGAATTCATCTGTATCTTGAGGCTATTTCAGGATTCCAGGATTGTCTCAAAACTGTCCACTGAATGACACTTCAACTTTTCTAGTACTGTTTCATGATTAGAAGTGGCTTGTTCTTCCTATCAGCCTCCAGAAACATCCTTTCTTCTATGGAAAGGCAAATGAAATATGATTAACTTCAAGTGCAACTTTCAGAGTAATACTGGTCTTCCTCTTTGATGATTGTTGAAAATTCTAATGCATTAATTTGTAAATAATATCCTAAAACTCAAATCCTGCATACAGCTAAATGAATGCATTGGATCTGAATCTTGTGATTAATGGCTATTTCATGGTTACAAAACCAATAAGCAGTGAAACTGAAAGATTAGCACAAAATGTATTTGAGCACAGAGTTCATTGAAATGAATCTTTTCTTCTCATTGCACTAGTACAATgacttaatgaagaaaaaaagaattgtagaGAATGACAAGTCAAAAATTCTTGCAACTATTGAAGAGCTTGACCAGAAGAAAACTCAAGCTTTACATATTGCTTGGAAAAAGGTATGACACTTGAAATGTAATCTTCACATTTTAGCAGAGGATCAGATTTATTGTAGATTGCTGTTTTGCTTATCTCCGTGggaaaaagatgtttctttccaGAACTAATCTCCCTTGCCtactatttaaattattaaacaacCACTTCGTTTCTCCTGTTTCATCTCACTTTTGAGAACAAGACATGACTTCTCTGAGAATTGTAAAGATACAGTTAAACCTGCAAAACTACTTGACCATTCCTTTCTAGAGTCCACAAAAACTTAAGGAAATTTAAGCTACTGGCATGCTGAAATCATTGTCTGTCATGTGGAAGCTGGACAAAAGTGATACagtctatttttctttttgtttccttaagcCAATATTTGACCAGGGCTAAAATCCTCTGGTTCTGTGTAGCCCCATATGGTGTAGGGCTGTGGACCTGGGCTACTGTTCCTGTCACTGATAGGATAGGTGATATTGGAACAGAGCAACAGCTGATTTATGTTTCTGTTATCTAAGCACTCTGCCTTCTTACTAGTTCTCTCATATCGTGAACTGTAACAAAAGTATAaaattttcccttcctctttctacATGAAAACTCTTGACACATTCTTTTCTGCTGTACCAGGAGAAGTTGTACTTCTTGGCCATTGAGAAGATTCATTATATCAAAGATTAAATAGCTCACAAACGGTTTTAATTATTACTGTCCATATTCAAGATATTGCTGACAAAATGGTAGCTTTTCACTGCAAAATCTTGTCTGGCAAAAATTAGTGAATTATATGTAAAAGCATCATGGGTGGTGGAATAAGTGCATTCTCAGATGCATTCTTTGATTTAGGAAATCTTAATCTACATTTACAAAGTTGTGTCCCATCCAGTACCTGGACATTGCCTAAGTAATCCTGGGAAGAAAAGGAGTGGGGAGCTTTCCGGTGTGTGCCTCTTACAAGGTTTTTATACTTTTAATAGTTCTTCAGTTGGGAGAAATCACAAATTACCAGTTATAAATCTGAGGTAAGGCATAACCTGGCTGATAGCATAAAGAAGCCTTCTAATAGTTCTTTCATTTGATCCTTCTAAAATGCTTAGTATAAGGTGTCCTCTATGTATATCACTTGGTGTTGCTTCTCTTTTCAgtacagaggaaataaaagattcCATATGCTAGTATTTTGTCACTATCCTGTACGTGCTAATCTTCAACACATAAGAAGTCATTGGGTTAAATTGGGAAAGATGGCTAGACCATAGTGCAGCTTACCACTAAGTTTTTAGCTGTTAGTGCTCTTGATTCAAGGCATGTACATACATCTTTTGTGGTCTGACTTCTAGGTGAATGAAGACTTTGGTTCCATTTTCTCAACGCTTCTGCCAGGAGCCAACGCTACGCTCGTAGCCTGTAAAAAACAGAATCTCTTGGAGGGTCTGGAGTTCAAAGTTGCCTTAGGAAACACCTGGAAGGAAAACTTAACAGAACTCAGTGGAGGACAAAGGTTGGtaaactttgtgggttttttgtttcttttccattgcaGTTGTGTATATAGTTCACATGTCCAGCTAATTTTagttcagaaaagcaaaaaatgaatCTTTTCCCTGGTCAAGTCAGGGACTCTGTCTCCTTCCAACCTGACTTAATATTGAAAGCATTAATAATTCAGTGCAGCTTAAAGAGGAGTCTGACTTAGAACAATGCATTACTTGGTATATGAtaacaaacaaaattttactCCATGGAGAAGTGACAAAAAATGAATTGAGTGGTGAGAAAACCTCATTTAATTCTAAGTAATGCAAAGGTACCATTGAATTAAATGCTCCAGCCTTTGAGTTGCAATCTCAAAAATTCTACATAGACAAGTTCTGCCCTGGTGTCAAAGTAGTGAcagttttcttctgcagtgaTTACAGCTACTGTGTAGGGTATGTGCTTATTTGCAACTTCTAAGGAAAAAATCTAACACTGAAAAGTAGAAACAGAATTTAGGAAGACATGAGGCAGAGACATAGAACTTTCTGAAGGACAGAATGCTTTGAGAACTGTACGTTGAAGAACATCACTGCAAAACTTGTAATTGAAAATAGGTAAAGCAacagtataattttaaatatcatCACCCAACTAACTTgatcttccaaaaaaagaaaatgtaacatttgCCATTTCTGCCAGAAGGCTTCACATTTTGAAATCAGAAGTTGTGGCAGAAGCTGTCATTCTGTCTCTTCAGAACTTATAGCATGAATCTGCTTTTGAGAGAGCATTTTGTTACTACCAAACAATTGTTTTCATAAGCCAAAGCCTCTCAAACAAGAAGGTAAAACATAACTTTCTTGTTCTCTATATTAGATCATTGGTGGCCTTGTCCTTGATCTTATCCATGCTTCTCTTCAAACCTGCCCCAATTTACATCTTGGATGAAGTGGATGCAGCCCTTGATCTCTCTCATACCCAGAATATTGGGCAGATGCTTCATACTCATTTCAGACACTCCCAGGTATGATCTTGAAACTATTGTGATCATCTCTTTGTGCTTTGTTATTTTCAGCGGCAGCCTGCCCCTGAGGAGTCTCATCTCTTCAAGCATTTTATTCCAGAGATGTGTTGTTTCTAAGTTGTTTCAACTGGAGGTTATGCAGATGATATGGCAACTGTGAAACTTAAGTGCATTACATTTTAACGTAAGCTGTTGCTGTAGTGTCTAAAAACCAGGGACTAATAGGGAAGAATATCTGTGATATGATCGATTTCAGGCATGACCCACatcctgaataatttttttttttttttgctagagttCTTTAAcccaagatttaaaaatattttatttttgactcTGTTGAAATAAGCCAGGCAGTAGTGGAAAGCATCTGTACCACTGTGGCTTGtgcatgaaaaaaatctgtagaatTGAAGAAAATCATTACTCTGAGCGGAAGGCAGCACCTACCTCTATTTGGTGGTAGGACATGACCTTTCCAAGTTATTAGACAGATGAGGGGAACATTTGTTACCAGTATTGTAAAACAACTCGAGCAGTATCTGTAGACTATGAAAGATCCTGCTTTCTTACAAAACTCATGGCAACATTTTTTCCAGTGGTCGATGCAGCACTAACGGACGTTCTGTTGTGGCCTATATCCCAGACCAGGCGCTGGGATACGGACAGAGACGCACATCGTGTACATTAACATTCTGTTGGGCTTCAGTTACGTTTAGAgtattttttttgaagaattacCACCAAGATATTAGCCAAATAAAGTAAAAGGAATCCTCTTTTTAGAAGCCTTTTCCAATGTTTAAAGTCTTTATTTGGATGGCAGCATTTACATTAAGCTTTCTGATTTGTTTTAGTTTATTGTGGTGTCCTTGAAGGATGGAATGTTTAACAACGCAAACGTCCTCTACAAGACCAAGTTTTTGGATGGGGTGTCCACTGTTGCAAGATACAATCAGTTTCAAGGCAGAGATAATGCATCTTCCCTTAAGAAGTCCCAGAAAGGATGTAAGGGTGACAAAAAAAGATGTGTAGAAGGGGGAAACCTCCCCAATGGTTACAATGTTGCAAATGCAGTAGCAGCTTCTTAACTGTTATCGGTCCCCAGGCTAGAGGTGGACCAGCAAGAAACTGTCtgattttaactttcttttttttaaaagtgtttttaacCTTGAAAGGGTCTTTTATGTTTTAGCTTTTATTCGTATCCACACCTCATTAAGAACTGAAATTCACAAGAAACTATTAGCTAAACTGGCTGCATTTGTTCCTGTTGGTGTCCCACAAGTAATTTCCATCATTTACACAAAGATGTGCATGAACAGTGGCTCTGTAAGCTcaagaggaggaaatgaagacTTTGAATGAGGAAAATCTGATTTGACTTGCACATTTACAGTGTTCAGAAAACCAGTTGCGAAAGTGTAAACGCCATCTTTGTCTCTTGTTGAATACCACAGAAACGTGGCATACCAATTTTTAAGCTACTATTAATTGCTTTTTGAGGACCAAGCTAGTAATCAACAATTTTAGCTCCCAATTTTGTAATTTGCTGCGCTAATGTTTTTACCAATAAATACATTGAACTACAACCTGAATGTCTACCTGCTTGCCTGCCTCGCTGTTTTTCATTGAATAGTGCCTACTTAGAATTAAACACTTTCTCAATTTTGAGCTTCCTGATGTATTTCTCAAAGTTTTACTATTTAATTCTGTACTCTAAACAGTAGAGGtaagagaaaatataaatatttttaggcATGGTCATAATCAAATTCAGACAAACTCAAACATAGAATcctagaagggtttgggttggaagggaccttaaagatcatctagttccaaccccctgccatgggcagggacacctcccactagaccagcctgctcaaagccccatccagcctggccttgaacacctccagggatggggcagccacaacttccctgggcagcctgttacttCTCTGAGCAATCCTGATGTGtcttttccccccctgccctgccattTCCCTTGTCTTCCCTTACCAATGAACCCAAATAACATCATCCTCCTGCCTTCAGCGGTCAGAAATACTCAGGTGTCTGTGCCGCTGCTGCTTGGATGG
Encoded proteins:
- the SMC2 gene encoding structural maintenance of chromosomes protein 2 isoform X1, whose translation is MYIKSIVLEGFKSYAQRTEIRDFDPLFNAITGLNGSGKSNILDSICFLLGINNLTQVRAANLQDLVYKNGQAGISKATVSITFDNSDKKVSPLGFEASDEIIITRQVVIGGRNKYIINGVNASNSRVQDLFCSVGLNVNNPHFLIMQGRITKVLNMKPTELLAMIEEAAGTRMYECKKIAVQKTIEKKESKLKMIQMVLSEEITPTLQKLKEERSSYLEYQKVVRAIEHLSRLCIAYEFVLAEKTQASSSEVLGEMQANAVKLQESMAESEKKFKQLDEEIAEIEKKRNEEVGGMLRSLEDALSEIQRVHTRAQSAFDLKTQNLKSEEKKYEDLVKSMQEDSKALVSKEKEVKKIESELNALQEASEKDADALAAAQQHFNAVSAGLSSNDDGEAATLAGQMMACKNEISKAVTEAKQTQMKLNYAQQELKTKQAEVKKMDGGYKKDQGALEAVRKMKEKLESQMKELNYEEKKEAALSAKKKELTSDISRLKELYEGLMAKFPHLRFEYKHPEKNWNPNHVKGLVVSLITVKDLSKAKALEAAAGGKLYNVIVDTEVTGKKLLEKGELKRRYTIIPLNKISARCLGQDTVKLAQTLAGHGNLHLALSLVEYEPELQKAMDYVFGTTLVCNNMDKAKKVTFDKRIMTRSVTLDGDTFDPQGTLHGGASSQAAPILSKLQEMKVVEVELKTKESELESVEKELASLKNVAEKYRQLKQQWEMKSEEAELLQTKLHQSAYHKQEEELLALKKTIAECEETLKKTEESQKKAEDKYKLLESKMKNAEAEREKELKNAQQKLDDAKKKAEASSKKKKEKQQEVETLVLEVEELKQEQSSYKQQVEAAGKAIKSYQEQVNAMAAEVSQTKKSVEKSQKELAKQKEVILLRDKAITDKSAEIKKYREQNNELQLKLKALEHSIGKCQQESADAATKLTNMLKEYEWIASEKALFGQPNTAYDFKANNPKEASQKLQKLQEKKEKLEKNVNMAAMNMLSEAEERYNDLMKKKRIVENDKSKILATIEELDQKKTQALHIAWKKVNEDFGSIFSTLLPGANATLVACKKQNLLEGLEFKVALGNTWKENLTELSGGQRSLVALSLILSMLLFKPAPIYILDEVDAALDLSHTQNIGQMLHTHFRHSQFIVVSLKDGMFNNANVLYKTKFLDGVSTVARYNQFQGRDNASSLKKSQKGCKGDKKRCVEGGNLPNGYNVANAVAAS
- the SMC2 gene encoding structural maintenance of chromosomes protein 2 isoform X2; this translates as MYIKSIVLEGFKSYAQRTEIRDFDPLFNAITGLNGSGKSNILDSICFLLGINNLTQVRAANLQDLVYKNGQAGISKATVSITFDNSDKKVSPLGFEASDEIIITRQVVIGGRNKYIINGVNASNSRVQDLFCSVGLNVNNPHFLIMQGRITKVLNMKPTELLAMIEEAAGTRMYECKKIAVQKTIEKKESKLKMIQMVLSEEITPTLQKLKEERSSYLEYQKVVRAIEHLSRLCIAYEFVLAEKTQASSSEVLGEMQANAVKLQESMAESEKKFKQLDEEIAEIEKKRNEEVGGMLRSLEDALSEIQRVHTRAQSAFDLKTQNLKSEEKKYEDLVKSMQEDSKALVSKEKEVKKIESELNALQEASEKDADALAAAQQHFNAVSAGLSSNDDGEAATLAGQMMACKNEISKAVTEAKQTQMKLNYAQQELKTKQAEVKKMDGGYKKDQGALEAVRKMKEKLESQMKELNYEEKKEAALSAKKKELTSDISRLKELYEGLMAKFPHLRFEYKHPEKNWNPNHVKGLVVSLITVKDLSKAKALEAAAGGKLYNVIVDTEVTGKKLLEKGELKRRYTIIPLNKISARCLGQDTVKLAQTLAGHGNLHLALSLVEYEPELQKAMDYVFGTTLVCNNMDKAKKVTFDKRIMTRSVTLDGDTFDPQGTLHGGASSQAAPILSKLQEMKVVEVELKTKESELESVEKELASLKNVAEKYRQLKQQWEMKSEEAELLQTKLHQSAYHKQEEELLALKKTIAECEETLKKTEESQKKAEDKYKLLESKMKNAEAEREKELKNAQQKLDDAKKKAEASSKKKKEKQQEVETLVLEVEELKQEQSSYKQQVEAAGKAIKSYQEQVNAMAAEVSQTKKSVEKSQKELAKQKEVILLRDKAITDKSAEIKKYREQNNELQLKLKALEHSIGKCQQESADAATKLTNMLKEYEWIASEKALFGQPNTAYDFKANNPKEASQKLQKLQEKKEKLEKNVNMAAMNMLSEAEERYNDLMKKKRIVENDKSKILATIEELDQKKTQALHIAWKKEILIYIYKVVSHPVPGHCLSNPGKKRSGELSGVCLLQGFYTFNSSSVGRNHKLPVINLR